CCATGTCAGGTAGAACGGGTCGATCGGGATGCAGTGCCCGCCCAATCCGGGCCCGGGGAAGAACGCCATGAAACCGAAGGGCTTGGTCTTCGCCGCCGCGATCACCTCCCAGATGTCGATGCCCATGGAGGCGTAGACCTGCTTGAGTTCGTTCACCAGGGCGATGTTGACCGCGCGGAAGATGTTCTCCGTAAGCTTGACGGCCTCCGCGGTGTCGGCCGAGGAGACGGTGACCGTCTGGACGACCAGCGAATCGTAGAAGGCTCGCGTCAGCCGCGTCGATTGCTCGCCGATGCCGCCGACCACCTTCGGGATGGTCGCGGTGCCGAACTCGCGATTGCCCGGATCCTCGCGCTCGGGCGAGTAGGCAAGGAACAGGTCGCGTTCGACGACCAATCCGCTGCTCTCGAGGATCGGCTGGAGTAACTCGCGCGTCGTGCCGGGATAGGTGGTCGATTCCAGGACGATGAGCTGGCCCGGGCGCAGATGCGGCGCGATCAGGCGCGCGGTCGCGTCGACGAAGGAGAGGTCCGGCTCGCGATGCACGCCGAGCGGTGTCGGCACGCAGATCAGGATCGCGTCCGCGTCCGCGATCGCGGCGAAATCCGTGGTCGCCTCGAAGCGCTCCGCCGCGCGCGCGGCGCTCAGGCCTGCGGCCTGAATATGCCGGTAGGGGCTGAGACCGGCGTTCAGTTGCTCGACCTTGCCGGCGTCGACGTCGAAGCCGATCGCCGGAAAGCCGCTGGCCAGCGCGGCAAGCGTGAGCGGCAAGCCGACATAGCCGAGGCCGACGATGCCGACGACGTAGTCGCGCGCCTCGATGCGCTCGATCAGATGATCGACATGCGCCGATGGCACGATCGGCGGAGCGACACGATCCAGAGTCTTTGCAAGCACTGTTCTCAATCCCGGCAGGATTCGATGTCGATAGCATCTTAGCAAATTCGAAAAGATTGAGATATTTATATTTCGTTTTACTTATTTACTTTCTGATAAACTTTCAGGTGAATATTTTTTATTTGCAAGCGAGTGATAACCGCCTCGTCCGAAGCGCCTCACCCTCCACCGGCATCGATCCGCCCGTCACCCGACGATGGTGAAGAGCACGGGAAGATCGGTGTCGGCTCGATCGTGCGAACCCCACAACGACCAGCCGCGCCAGGACGCGCCGCCATCGTCGCTGAACTGGGCGTAGGAGGTTTCCTCCGGCCACATCTTGTCCTCGGTGAACTTCTCGAAGAATCCCTTGAACGTGCTTGCGATCCGGTATCCGGCCCCGCCGGGTGCCGACAGCACGAGCCCGTAGGTCGTGCCCCCCTCCAGCCGCGCCGGACGGTCGAAGACCGCGCTGACCCAGGCGATCGTGGTGGTGGCGTCGTCCCGGTCCCCTTCCGATGCCGAAATCGCGGTGCGAGGCACCTCGGCCAGGCCGATCGTCCGCCCGCCCATGTCGGTCAGACGGATGGACAGGTCGCCATCGCCCTCGAAGCCGCGCCAGAGGCGCAAGCGCACCTGCCCGACCGTGCGGCCACCGCGATCCATGCCGAAACGCTGACGCACCAGACGCGGACCATCGATCGTGCGAGCGTCCTTGAAGCCGCCGAACGTGTAGCCCTGGCCCTTGATCGCGCCGTTCCGGTAATGCAGCTCGAAGATCGGGATGTGATTCTCGCGGATCGCCCAGCCGGTATGGCCGTTGATGCCGTGCAGGATGCTGGCGAGATCGTCGTTCCAGAACGGCCAGCCGGATCGCGGCTGAGGCACGGCCGGCGCCCAGATGTCGTTGACCGAGATCAGGCCGCGATCCGGGGCAAGCTGGCGATAGACGATATGGTAGAGCCGGTGCTCCTCGAGCACGACCGGCGTCTCGAACGTGACGAGCGGATACTCGCCGAGGCGGAACGGATCGTCGAGCACCGCCGTTTCGCCCAGCACCTCTTCGCCCGGCATGCCGCCGTCGTCGGTCCGGATCTGCACCTGGATCCGGCCGCCCAGGCCGTTGCTGTAGCCGGTTTGGCCCGGGCTGTTGACGACATTGTACCAGCGCAGGCCGGTGATCGGGCCGCTCAGCTCGCAGCGGAAGCGATGGGCATGCTGGGTCCAGTATCGCGTGTTGCCGAGGCCGGCGCCGCTGATGTGGCAGCCGAAATACTGGCCGCGATAGGGCTGGACGGGATCGGCGGCGACCGGGGTGACCGACGCGCTCGCCGCATCCTGCGACCGCGTCACGCCGCTGCCGACCAGGCCCGCCACCGCCGCGCTTCCGGCGACGGCCAGCGCCCCGGCGCCGAAGCGCCGCCGTGTCGTCGCGGCCGCGCCCACGAGCGGAGGCGAGTTTCCCGTCATGACGTCACCGTCCGGTCGCGTGGCGCGGCCAGCGCCAGATAGGTGAAGAACACGATCAGCCAGCTGAGGCGCAGGCCGCCGCTGCCCATTGCGGCCAGCCAGAGGAAGGCCATCAGGGCGACGGCGGTGATGCGCCAGGGGGCGCCGGCCATCGTGCCGTCGAAACGCGAGCGGCCGCATGCCAGGAGGAGGATCGGCGCGAAATAGAGAACGGCGCCGACCAGGCCGTACTCGGCCAGAAGCTCGAGCATCAGGTTGTGCGGGTAGAGCGGTGCGTCGAACAGGCCGACCATGCCGACGAACTGGCCGAACCCGCCGACGCCGCCGCCGAACAGGAAGCTGGTCTCGTCGGCGAGGAACATCCGCATCGCCTGGGTGAACAGATAGCCGCGCAACGTCGGGTCGTCGTCGGCCGTCAACGCCATGCCCAGCCGCTGCATGGTCCACATACCCTCGACTCCCTCGATCGGCAGGGAGATGAGCTGCGAGGCGATCAGAAGGACGCAGATCACAAAGGCAAGCAGCGGCAACTGCGCCGGCGAGCGGACGGTACGCCATATGAACAGGACGGTCGTCACCACGGTCGCGGCAATCAGGTTCGATCGGCTGCCGATCAGCAGCGATAGGTATAGAGCCGCCGCGCCGATCGGCAGCAAGGCGAGGCGCAACCAAGGCGGCCGCGCGAAGCAGATGCCGCATGCGACCAGGACCGTGAAGCTCCCGAGATAGAAGCCCTCGGTCTGGTAGTTCTGAAGAAGATCGCTGCTCGGATCGGGAAAGATGGTGATGCCGAGCTCGCTTTCGGTCACGACCCCGCCGGTCGCGATCTTGAACAGGCCGGTGCCGACGAAGACGCCGGCCATCGCGGCGAGCGTCAAAAGGGCGGCCTTCCGCGCGCGCGCGGCGTGGAGCGCCAGGATCATGACCACGAGGTTGAGCCCGAGCGAAGGCAGCAGCATCGGGTCGTCCGGCATCGCACGCTCGCGAAACAGGATCGAGCCCAGGACGTAGACCAGGAAGAGCAGGTACCAGGCGACCGCCTGCCATTCGATCGGCTCGAGGTCGGCTTCGCTCAGGAGGTGCCGCGCGACGACGAAGAGCGCGAGCAGGCCGACCAGCCCGAGAAACAGGGCCGCGCGCGGAACCGGCACGTAGAGCAACGGCGAGAACGAAACGACCAGGATCGCGGCGGTGCTGAGCGACGCAAAGGCGGCGTTCGTTCGGCTGCACTGCGCGGAATGCCCGGGCCGGCGCGTGGCCGCCATCGGCACGGCCGGAGCCGGCAGGGGGGAGCGGTCCCAGGCCAGCTTCGCCATCACTGCCGGACCATGGCGGGCGCGGC
Above is a genomic segment from Geminicoccaceae bacterium SCSIO 64248 containing:
- a CDS encoding nucleotide sugar dehydrogenase — translated: MLAKTLDRVAPPIVPSAHVDHLIERIEARDYVVGIVGLGYVGLPLTLAALASGFPAIGFDVDAGKVEQLNAGLSPYRHIQAAGLSAARAAERFEATTDFAAIADADAILICVPTPLGVHREPDLSFVDATARLIAPHLRPGQLIVLESTTYPGTTRELLQPILESSGLVVERDLFLAYSPEREDPGNREFGTATIPKVVGGIGEQSTRLTRAFYDSLVVQTVTVSSADTAEAVKLTENIFRAVNIALVNELKQVYASMGIDIWEVIAAAKTKPFGFMAFFPGPGLGGHCIPIDPFYLTWRAREHGITTRFIELAGEVNHAMPAWVIGRLADALDRRFQKSLCGSRLLVVGVAYKKNVDDMRESPALAIMDMLHDRGALVDFHDPCCPEIPPTREHMRLAGMRSVPLTPAVVGGFDAVLIVTDHDAVDYQALIDGSRLVVDTRNATHGAVRGLERVVRA
- a CDS encoding O-antigen ligase family protein gives rise to the protein MAKLAWDRSPLPAPAVPMAATRRPGHSAQCSRTNAAFASLSTAAILVVSFSPLLYVPVPRAALFLGLVGLLALFVVARHLLSEADLEPIEWQAVAWYLLFLVYVLGSILFRERAMPDDPMLLPSLGLNLVVMILALHAARARKAALLTLAAMAGVFVGTGLFKIATGGVVTESELGITIFPDPSSDLLQNYQTEGFYLGSFTVLVACGICFARPPWLRLALLPIGAAALYLSLLIGSRSNLIAATVVTTVLFIWRTVRSPAQLPLLAFVICVLLIASQLISLPIEGVEGMWTMQRLGMALTADDDPTLRGYLFTQAMRMFLADETSFLFGGGVGGFGQFVGMVGLFDAPLYPHNLMLELLAEYGLVGAVLYFAPILLLACGRSRFDGTMAGAPWRITAVALMAFLWLAAMGSGGLRLSWLIVFFTYLALAAPRDRTVTS